Proteins found in one Vagococcus carniphilus genomic segment:
- a CDS encoding FeoA family protein: MNLLTINDHEEVFVENITHPDAEMKRRLLDLGFYKGTPIKKVLVSPKGDPIAYRVRGTTIALRNSDAKYIEVMTK; encoded by the coding sequence ATGAATTTACTAACTATTAATGATCATGAAGAAGTCTTTGTTGAGAATATCACTCATCCTGACGCAGAAATGAAAAGACGATTACTAGATTTAGGGTTCTACAAAGGAACTCCTATCAAAAAAGTTTTAGTTAGCCCAAAAGGTGACCCGATTGCTTACCGGGTAAGAGGAACAACCATAGCACTTAGAAATAGTGACGCTAAATATATTGAGGTGATGACGAAATGA
- the rapZ gene encoding RNase adapter RapZ: MEENQVESLQLVVITGMSGAGKTVAIQSFEDMGFFCIDNLPPSLIPKFWELIKESGKITKIALVIDLRSRAFFEEIQSMLIEIENTKLVDTTIMFLDASDKELVSRYKETRRTHPLAMDGLVTEGIMKERGLLSELKAEAQLVIDTTKLAPRELREKIMSNFKSHDTSTFRVEMVSFGFKYGLPIDADIVMDVRFLPNPHYVSELRPMTGKDQPVYDYVMASEMTEDFYQKYEELILSILPGYKKEGKMSLTIAIGCTGGQHRSVALTERLGHRIEKDYKTNITHRDIGKRKETVNRS, from the coding sequence ATGGAAGAAAATCAAGTAGAAAGTCTTCAATTAGTTGTTATAACAGGGATGAGTGGAGCTGGAAAAACAGTTGCTATTCAAAGCTTTGAAGACATGGGATTTTTCTGTATCGATAATTTACCTCCAAGTTTAATCCCAAAATTTTGGGAATTAATTAAAGAATCTGGGAAAATTACAAAAATAGCATTAGTGATTGATTTAAGATCTCGTGCTTTCTTTGAAGAAATTCAAAGTATGTTAATCGAAATTGAAAATACAAAATTAGTAGATACAACTATTATGTTTTTAGATGCATCAGATAAAGAGTTAGTGTCTCGTTATAAAGAAACAAGAAGAACTCATCCACTTGCAATGGATGGTTTAGTGACTGAAGGAATCATGAAAGAGCGCGGGTTATTAAGTGAATTAAAAGCAGAAGCGCAATTAGTTATTGATACAACTAAATTAGCTCCAAGAGAATTACGAGAAAAAATTATGTCTAATTTCAAATCTCACGACACTTCAACTTTTAGAGTTGAGATGGTTTCTTTTGGTTTTAAATATGGTTTACCAATTGATGCTGATATTGTGATGGATGTTCGATTTTTACCAAATCCTCATTATGTATCTGAACTTCGACCAATGACAGGAAAAGATCAACCAGTCTATGATTATGTGATGGCATCAGAAATGACAGAGGATTTCTATCAAAAATATGAAGAGTTAATTTTAAGTATTTTACCTGGTTACAAAAAAGAAGGGAAAATGAGTTTAACTATTGCGATTGGCTGTACAGGTGGACAACACCGTTCTGTTGCTTTAACAGAACGCTTAGGACACCGAATTGAAAAAGATTACAAAACAAACATTACGCATCGTGACATTGGCAAACGGAAAGAAACGGTAAACCGCTCATGA
- a CDS encoding MalY/PatB family protein, producing MSIETFIKTYYVERKGTGSVKWDGLKEKFSDENLLPLWVADMDFKVPVAVQEALAKRVEHGVFGYSLVEESYYKAFSQWQKNRHGINIEKDWIRFTTGVVNSFNYLIQTFTEVNDSVIILTPVYYPFFDAVKNNERQLVTSSLKQENETYYIDFKDFEEKIIKNKVKLFLHCSPQNPVGRVWTREELTQLFDICQRHQVKIISDEIHQDFIQPGKKFTSALSVDDSYLTELFVLTSASKTFNLASLLHSHILIPNEEHRVAYDKYTEKIINNPVSLFGVLATQAAYEEGEEWLDELIQVVEHNYHLLKDEISQSLPKASLAKKEGTYLAWLDLSEYLSKEEMSTILEKQVKIAIDYGEWFEEKSAGFIRINLATKPENIKIAAKQLAKVLNNK from the coding sequence ATGTCAATTGAAACGTTTATTAAAACATATTATGTAGAGCGAAAAGGAACAGGTTCTGTCAAATGGGACGGATTAAAAGAGAAATTTTCAGATGAAAATCTATTACCATTATGGGTGGCTGATATGGATTTTAAGGTACCAGTTGCTGTTCAAGAAGCATTAGCTAAGAGAGTAGAACATGGGGTTTTTGGATACTCTTTAGTAGAAGAATCTTACTATAAAGCTTTTAGTCAATGGCAAAAAAACCGCCATGGCATCAACATTGAAAAAGATTGGATTCGTTTTACAACAGGAGTTGTTAATTCATTTAACTACCTGATACAAACTTTTACAGAGGTAAATGATAGTGTTATTATTTTAACTCCAGTTTATTATCCGTTCTTTGATGCTGTAAAAAATAATGAGCGTCAATTAGTAACGTCATCATTAAAGCAAGAAAATGAAACGTATTATATAGACTTTAAAGATTTTGAAGAAAAAATTATTAAAAATAAAGTAAAACTTTTTTTACATTGTTCTCCTCAAAACCCAGTGGGAAGAGTTTGGACACGTGAAGAGTTGACACAACTTTTTGATATCTGTCAAAGACATCAAGTTAAGATTATTTCAGATGAAATACATCAAGATTTTATTCAACCTGGAAAAAAATTTACGAGTGCTTTGTCAGTAGACGATTCTTATTTAACAGAATTATTTGTTTTAACGTCAGCATCAAAAACATTTAATTTAGCTAGCTTGCTTCATTCTCATATACTGATACCTAATGAAGAACATCGAGTAGCGTATGATAAATACACAGAAAAAATTATCAATAATCCTGTTAGTTTATTTGGTGTGTTAGCGACTCAAGCAGCCTATGAAGAAGGTGAAGAGTGGTTAGATGAGTTAATTCAAGTGGTAGAACACAATTATCATTTATTAAAAGACGAAATTAGCCAATCACTTCCTAAAGCATCACTTGCTAAAAAAGAAGGAACCTATTTAGCTTGGTTAGACTTATCTGAGTACCTTTCTAAAGAAGAGATGTCAACTATTTTGGAAAAACAAGTTAAAATTGCGATAGATTATGGTGAATGGTTTGAAGAAAAGAGTGCTGGTTTTATAAGAATTAATTTAGCGACAAAACCTGAAAATATTAAGATAGCAGCTAAACAGCTAGCAAAAGTCTTAAATAATAAATAG
- the uvrB gene encoding excinuclease ABC subunit UvrB has product MIERSTDHTFDLVSKYEPSGDQPEAIKTLVDNINKKEKAQILLGVTGSGKTFTMSNVIKEVNKPTLIIAHNKTLAGQLYSEFKEFFPNNAVEYFVSYYDYYQPEAYVPSSDTYIEKDSSVNDEIDKLRHSATSSLLERNDVIVVASVSCIYGLGDPKEYQEQVLSLRVGMEMERDQLLRELVDIQFDRNDIDFQRGRFRVRGDVVEIFLASRDEQALRVEFFGDEIDRIREVNALTGEIMSDTEHVAIFPATHFVTNEEQMEKAITRIQDELDVRLKDLREDEKLIEAQRLEQRTNYDIEMMREMGYCSGIENYSRHMEGRDEGEPPYTLIDFFPEDSLIMVDESHVTMPQVRGMYNGDRARKQMLVDYGFRLPSALDNRPLKLEEFEEHVNQIVYVSATPGPYEKEETDLIAEQIIRPTGLLDPNIEVRPIMGQIDDLVGEINDRVEKNERVFITTLTKKMSEDLTDYFKELGIKVKYLHSDVKTLERTEIIRDLRLGEFDVLIGINLLREGIDVPEVSLVAILDADKEGFLRSERSLIQTIGRAARNENGKVIMYADKMTDSMNHAIEETKRRRAIQEAYNEEHGITPKTIIKEIRDLISISKVSEEEEEVSLTEQYENLNKEEKSELLLELENQMKEAAKELDFEKAATLRDTLLELKSGK; this is encoded by the coding sequence ATGATAGAAAGAAGTACTGATCATACCTTTGATTTGGTTTCGAAATATGAGCCATCTGGTGATCAACCAGAGGCAATAAAAACCCTTGTAGATAATATAAATAAAAAAGAAAAAGCTCAGATTTTACTAGGTGTGACAGGATCGGGTAAAACTTTTACGATGTCAAATGTGATTAAAGAAGTCAACAAACCTACCTTGATTATTGCTCATAATAAAACGTTAGCAGGTCAATTATATAGTGAGTTTAAAGAGTTTTTTCCAAATAATGCTGTTGAATATTTTGTTAGTTATTACGATTATTATCAACCAGAAGCGTATGTTCCTTCAAGTGATACTTATATCGAAAAAGATTCAAGTGTGAATGATGAAATTGATAAATTACGTCACTCAGCTACTAGTTCATTGCTAGAGAGAAACGATGTGATTGTGGTTGCTTCTGTTTCTTGTATTTACGGATTAGGAGATCCAAAAGAATACCAAGAGCAAGTTCTGTCTTTACGTGTTGGGATGGAGATGGAAAGAGATCAACTATTAAGAGAATTGGTAGATATTCAGTTTGACAGAAATGATATTGATTTCCAACGGGGACGCTTTAGAGTTCGAGGAGACGTAGTAGAAATATTCTTAGCTTCTCGAGATGAACAAGCTCTTCGTGTGGAATTTTTTGGTGATGAGATTGATAGAATCAGAGAAGTAAATGCATTAACTGGTGAAATTATGTCAGATACAGAACATGTGGCTATTTTCCCGGCTACTCATTTTGTGACAAATGAAGAACAAATGGAAAAAGCTATTACAAGAATTCAAGATGAATTAGATGTTCGACTAAAAGATTTAAGAGAAGATGAAAAATTGATAGAAGCACAACGCCTTGAACAACGAACGAACTATGATATTGAGATGATGCGTGAGATGGGCTATTGCTCAGGTATTGAAAATTACTCTCGTCATATGGAAGGACGAGACGAAGGAGAACCACCTTATACATTAATTGATTTCTTTCCAGAAGATTCTTTAATTATGGTGGATGAGTCTCACGTAACAATGCCTCAAGTTCGAGGAATGTATAATGGGGATAGAGCGAGAAAACAAATGTTAGTAGATTATGGTTTTAGATTACCTAGTGCTCTAGATAATCGTCCATTAAAATTAGAAGAATTTGAAGAACATGTTAATCAAATTGTTTATGTTTCTGCTACTCCAGGCCCATATGAAAAAGAAGAAACAGACCTTATCGCAGAACAAATTATTCGTCCAACAGGATTGCTTGATCCAAATATTGAAGTAAGACCTATCATGGGACAAATCGATGATTTAGTTGGTGAAATCAATGACAGAGTTGAGAAAAATGAACGTGTCTTTATTACGACTTTGACGAAAAAAATGTCTGAAGATTTAACTGATTACTTTAAAGAACTTGGGATTAAAGTTAAATATCTTCATAGTGATGTTAAAACCTTAGAAAGAACAGAAATTATTCGTGATTTAAGATTAGGTGAGTTCGATGTTTTAATTGGAATTAACTTACTTCGAGAGGGAATTGACGTTCCAGAAGTATCATTAGTTGCTATTTTGGATGCTGATAAAGAAGGCTTCTTACGAAGTGAGCGCTCATTAATTCAAACAATAGGTCGTGCAGCAAGAAATGAAAATGGAAAAGTTATCATGTACGCAGACAAGATGACAGATTCAATGAATCATGCGATTGAAGAAACGAAACGAAGAAGAGCTATTCAGGAAGCTTATAACGAAGAACATGGCATTACACCTAAGACAATTATTAAAGAAATCCGTGATTTGATCAGTATTTCTAAGGTAAGTGAAGAAGAGGAAGAAGTTAGCTTAACAGAACAATATGAAAATCTTAATAAAGAAGAAAAATCTGAATTGTTACTTGAACTTGAAAATCAAATGAAAGAAGCAGCTAAAGAGCTGGACTTTGAAAAAGCCGCTACTTTAAGAGATACCCTTCTTGAATTAAAATCTGGAAAATAA
- a CDS encoding LCP family protein, translated as METRKKRKKKMSPLKKTVLILLGVLVALLVGATAIAGKTYFDVKNTANKVSKPVKGRPEGTNIKDGKPFSVLMLGIDTGEFGRSDVGRSDTLLVATVNPNEKKTTLLSVPRDTRTEIVGHGTVEKVAHAYAYGQEKMALDTVEKLLGIPLDHYVWINMEGFEDLVNAVGGVEVNNKFEFKQDGHTFPKGKNKLNGDQALAYTRMRYEDPNGDYGRQVRQQEVIAAIADQALTFNGVTKYKQILKAIEDNMKTDLEPEEMFKIAMDYRESFKTIDEETLHGNGEMIDGLSYQVIPDEELVRVQTLLKQQLAK; from the coding sequence ATGGAAACTCGTAAGAAAAGAAAGAAAAAAATGAGTCCGTTAAAGAAAACAGTTTTAATTCTTTTAGGTGTTCTCGTAGCCTTACTTGTCGGAGCAACAGCGATTGCAGGGAAGACATATTTTGATGTGAAAAATACGGCAAATAAAGTAAGTAAACCAGTAAAAGGTCGTCCAGAAGGAACTAATATCAAAGACGGAAAACCATTCTCTGTTTTAATGCTTGGAATTGACACAGGAGAATTTGGACGTTCAGATGTCGGTCGTTCTGATACATTACTTGTTGCAACAGTTAATCCTAATGAAAAGAAAACAACTTTATTAAGTGTTCCTCGTGATACTCGTACTGAGATTGTAGGGCATGGAACAGTTGAAAAAGTAGCACATGCTTATGCTTATGGACAAGAAAAAATGGCACTAGATACTGTTGAAAAATTATTAGGTATTCCTCTTGATCACTATGTGTGGATTAATATGGAAGGATTTGAAGATTTAGTTAACGCTGTTGGTGGCGTTGAAGTAAATAATAAATTTGAATTCAAACAAGATGGACATACATTCCCTAAAGGAAAAAATAAATTAAATGGTGACCAAGCTTTAGCTTATACAAGAATGAGATATGAGGATCCAAATGGAGATTACGGTCGTCAAGTGAGACAACAAGAAGTAATCGCAGCTATTGCAGATCAAGCATTAACTTTCAACGGTGTAACAAAATATAAACAAATTTTAAAAGCAATTGAAGATAACATGAAAACAGATTTAGAACCTGAAGAAATGTTTAAAATTGCCATGGATTACCGAGAAAGTTTTAAAACGATTGATGAAGAAACACTTCATGGTAATGGTGAAATGATTGATGGTTTATCTTACCAAGTTATTCCTGATGAAGAGTTAGTCAGAGTACAAACATTATTAAAACAACAATTAGCTAAATAA
- a CDS encoding ABC transporter ATP-binding protein: MKLEVQAVSKTYKDKKALSNISIIFKEQTIYGLLGRNGAGKSTLLNIINNRSFPSSGDILLDNTRITDNEELLNHVYLMSEDNLFPSSMKVKEMFKISEEFYGSFDWDLANRLTDLFELNQKTTFKKLSTGYRSIAKLITALCVPCDYIFLDEPVLGLDAGHRELFYESLIETFENRPRTFIISTHLIEEITNLLESVIILDQGEVTLQKDVETILQENYTLSGPRDIISDFTKDLNIIGKEELGDFVSVHVSGISPETLPTGVRLAPLSLQNYFVQLTKRK, from the coding sequence ATGAAATTAGAAGTTCAAGCTGTCAGTAAAACATACAAAGATAAAAAAGCCCTATCAAATATCTCTATTATTTTCAAAGAACAAACAATTTATGGTTTGCTTGGTAGAAATGGAGCTGGCAAAAGTACACTTTTAAATATTATTAACAATCGTAGTTTCCCTAGTTCTGGAGATATTTTGCTCGATAATACTCGAATAACTGATAATGAAGAGCTTCTAAATCATGTTTACTTAATGAGTGAAGATAACTTATTTCCCTCTAGCATGAAAGTCAAAGAAATGTTCAAAATCTCAGAAGAATTTTATGGTTCATTTGACTGGGATCTAGCTAATCGATTAACCGACTTATTCGAATTAAATCAAAAAACAACTTTTAAGAAATTATCAACAGGTTATCGAAGTATCGCAAAGTTAATCACTGCTTTATGTGTACCATGTGACTACATTTTCCTAGATGAACCTGTTTTAGGATTAGATGCAGGTCATAGAGAGTTATTTTATGAGTCTTTAATCGAAACATTTGAAAATAGACCTAGAACTTTTATCATTTCAACTCACTTAATCGAGGAAATCACTAATTTATTAGAAAGTGTTATTATTTTAGATCAAGGAGAAGTAACCCTTCAAAAAGATGTTGAAACGATTTTACAGGAAAACTATACCCTTTCAGGTCCAAGAGACATTATTTCTGACTTTACAAAAGATTTAAATATTATTGGAAAAGAGGAACTAGGAGATTTCGTTAGTGTTCATGTTTCTGGTATTTCTCCTGAAACACTACCAACTGGAGTTCGTTTAGCTCCGCTAAGTTTACAAAATTACTTTGTTCAATTAACAAAAAGAAAGTAG
- the uvrA gene encoding excinuclease ABC subunit UvrA, translating into MANDKIVIRGARAHNLKNIDVTIPRDKLVVITGLSGSGKSSLAFDTLYAEGQRRYVESLSAYARQFLGQMDKPDVDSIDGLSPAISIDQKTTSKNPRSTVGTVTEINDYLRLLYARVGHPICPNDGTEISSQSPEQMTDRILELEERTKVQILAPIVRSKKGQHKKVFEKIKKEGFVRVRIDGESYDIEEIPELEKNKKHSIEIVVDRIVVKEGVRSRLFDSFEMALRLSEGYALVDVNSEEEILFSEHYACPYCGFTVGEIEPRLFSFNTPFGACPECDGLSVKLEVDADLVVPDKSKTLREGAIAPWNPISSNYYPQMLEQACDHFGIDFDTPYEKLEDEQQEILLKGSKGEEFHFHYENEFGGVRDVDIPFEGILINIKRRYHETNSDYTREQMRLYMTELTCETCHGYRLNEEALSVKVDGHHIGELSNLAVGDSLDYFEGLSFGEQEQMIASPILKEIKDRLSFLKNVGLTYLTLSRSAGTLSGGEAQRIRLATQIGSNLSGVLYILDEPSIGLHQRDNNRLIDSLKKMRDLGNTLIVVEHDEDTMRAADYLIDIGPGAGELGGEIIAAGTPSEVEKNKKSLTGQYLSGKKQIPVPTSRRKGNGKEIVVKGASENNLKNLNVTFPLGKFVAVTGVSGSGKSTLVNEILKKALAQKINRNSEKPGKYKSITGYEEIEKIIDIDQSPIGRTPRSNPATYTSVFDDIRDLFSKTNEAKIRGYKKGRFSFNVKGGRCEACRGDGIIKIEMHFLPDVYVPCEVCHGHRYNSETLEVKYKGKNIAEILEMTVEEAVDFFKAIPKIHRKMQTIVDVGLGYVKLGQSATTLSGGEAQRMKLASELHKRSSGKNFYILDEPTTGLHADDISRLIGVLTRLVDAGNTVLVIEHNLDVIKTADYIIDLGPEGGDGGGTIVTTGTPEEVITVEESFTGYYLKEVMERFD; encoded by the coding sequence ATGGCAAATGACAAAATAGTGATTCGAGGGGCAAGAGCCCATAATTTAAAAAATATAGATGTGACGATTCCAAGGGATAAATTAGTGGTTATTACAGGCTTATCTGGTTCAGGAAAAAGCTCTTTAGCATTTGATACGCTTTATGCTGAAGGGCAAAGGCGTTATGTTGAAAGTCTTTCAGCTTATGCAAGACAATTCTTAGGACAAATGGATAAACCAGATGTGGATAGCATTGATGGGTTAAGCCCAGCTATCTCAATCGACCAAAAAACAACGAGTAAGAATCCGCGTTCAACAGTAGGAACAGTGACAGAAATTAATGACTATTTGAGATTACTTTATGCTCGAGTAGGACATCCAATTTGTCCAAATGATGGAACAGAGATTAGTAGTCAATCACCAGAACAAATGACTGATCGTATTTTAGAGTTAGAAGAAAGAACTAAAGTTCAAATTTTGGCACCAATTGTTCGAAGTAAAAAGGGACAACATAAAAAAGTATTTGAAAAAATAAAAAAAGAGGGATTTGTTCGAGTAAGAATTGATGGTGAATCTTATGATATTGAAGAAATTCCGGAACTTGAAAAGAATAAGAAACACTCCATTGAAATTGTTGTTGACCGAATTGTCGTAAAAGAAGGCGTTCGTTCTCGTTTATTTGATTCCTTTGAAATGGCATTAAGATTATCTGAAGGTTATGCCTTAGTAGATGTTAATTCTGAAGAAGAAATTTTATTTAGTGAGCATTATGCTTGTCCGTATTGTGGCTTCACAGTAGGTGAAATTGAACCAAGATTATTCTCATTCAATACGCCATTTGGTGCTTGTCCAGAGTGTGATGGTTTAAGTGTTAAACTAGAAGTTGATGCTGATTTGGTTGTACCAGATAAATCAAAAACATTAAGAGAAGGAGCAATTGCTCCGTGGAACCCTATCAGTTCAAACTATTATCCTCAAATGTTAGAACAAGCTTGTGATCATTTTGGAATTGATTTTGACACACCTTATGAGAAATTAGAAGACGAACAACAAGAAATTCTTTTAAAAGGATCAAAAGGAGAAGAGTTTCATTTTCATTATGAAAATGAGTTTGGTGGTGTTCGTGATGTTGATATTCCTTTTGAGGGGATATTAATTAATATTAAAAGAAGATATCATGAAACAAATAGTGATTATACGCGTGAGCAGATGAGGCTTTATATGACAGAGCTAACGTGTGAAACGTGTCATGGCTATCGTTTAAATGAAGAAGCATTATCAGTTAAAGTAGATGGTCATCATATTGGTGAGTTGAGTAATTTAGCAGTGGGAGATTCATTAGATTATTTTGAAGGATTGTCATTTGGTGAACAGGAACAAATGATTGCTAGTCCTATCTTAAAAGAAATAAAAGATCGATTGAGTTTCTTAAAAAATGTCGGATTAACTTATTTAACTTTGAGTCGTTCAGCTGGTACATTATCAGGTGGAGAAGCTCAACGTATTCGCTTGGCTACTCAAATAGGATCTAATCTTTCAGGTGTCCTATATATTTTAGATGAGCCTTCTATTGGTTTACATCAAAGAGATAACAACCGATTGATTGATTCGTTGAAAAAAATGCGTGACTTAGGAAATACTTTAATCGTAGTAGAACATGATGAAGACACTATGCGTGCCGCTGATTATTTGATTGATATAGGACCTGGGGCAGGAGAACTTGGTGGAGAGATTATTGCTGCAGGAACTCCTTCAGAAGTTGAAAAAAATAAAAAATCTTTAACAGGTCAATATCTATCAGGAAAAAAACAGATTCCAGTTCCCACTTCTAGAAGAAAAGGAAATGGTAAGGAAATTGTGGTCAAAGGGGCAAGTGAGAATAATTTAAAAAACCTTAATGTTACTTTCCCTTTAGGCAAATTTGTCGCAGTTACAGGTGTTTCAGGATCAGGTAAGAGTACATTAGTGAATGAGATATTAAAGAAAGCACTAGCCCAAAAAATTAATCGTAATTCAGAAAAACCAGGAAAATACAAATCAATTACTGGTTATGAAGAAATAGAGAAAATTATTGATATTGATCAAAGTCCTATTGGTAGAACACCAAGAAGTAATCCCGCAACTTACACAAGTGTGTTTGATGATATTCGTGATTTGTTTTCAAAAACAAATGAAGCGAAAATCCGTGGTTACAAAAAGGGTCGTTTCAGCTTTAATGTCAAAGGTGGTAGATGTGAAGCTTGTCGCGGTGATGGTATCATAAAAATTGAGATGCATTTCTTACCAGATGTGTACGTACCTTGTGAGGTTTGTCATGGTCATCGTTACAATTCAGAAACATTAGAAGTCAAATATAAAGGAAAGAATATTGCTGAGATATTAGAAATGACTGTCGAAGAAGCAGTGGATTTCTTTAAGGCAATTCCTAAAATTCATCGTAAGATGCAGACCATTGTTGATGTTGGTTTAGGATATGTAAAACTTGGACAATCAGCAACAACCCTTTCAGGAGGGGAAGCTCAACGGATGAAGTTAGCCAGTGAACTTCATAAACGTTCTTCTGGTAAAAACTTCTATATTCTAGATGAACCTACGACAGGACTACATGCAGATGATATTAGTCGTTTGATTGGGGTTTTAACGCGCCTAGTTGATGCAGGTAATACTGTACTTGTTATTGAGCATAATTTAGACGTCATTAAAACAGCTGATTATATTATTGATTTAGGCCCAGAAGGTGGAGATGGTGGTGGAACTATCGTCACTACTGGAACGCCAGAAGAAGTCATCACTGTTGAAGAAAGTTTCACAGGTTATTATCTAAAAGAAGTCATGGAACGATTTGACTAA
- a CDS encoding GntR family transcriptional regulator, translating into MEFNYSGGKPLFQQVADQISLGILNGAYQEGAQIPSTTEISKGYQINPATVLKGMNLLVDAKLIEKKRGIGMFVLVGAKEKVEMIRKEEFLTHDVNQLIEEAKKLNISLEELKSILERGYQS; encoded by the coding sequence ATGGAATTTAATTATTCCGGAGGTAAACCTTTATTTCAACAAGTTGCCGATCAAATTTCTTTAGGGATTTTAAACGGTGCTTATCAAGAAGGTGCTCAAATTCCTTCAACAACAGAGATATCTAAAGGTTATCAAATTAATCCGGCTACAGTTTTAAAAGGAATGAATTTATTAGTTGATGCCAAATTAATCGAAAAAAAACGTGGTATTGGTATGTTTGTTCTAGTTGGTGCAAAGGAGAAAGTTGAAATGATTAGAAAAGAAGAGTTTTTGACTCATGATGTCAATCAATTAATTGAAGAAGCGAAGAAATTAAATATTAGTTTAGAAGAACTAAAAAGTATTTTAGAAAGAGGGTATCAATCATGA
- a CDS encoding C1 family peptidase, whose translation MSKEISIEQIKQFNNKYHSVPSHLISQRAVMKNGILASSENQASIVKNNPVFSIDLDTGDVSNQKQSGRCWMFAALNTFRHQISQTFHIKDFELSQNYTFFWDKFEKANYFYENILATSNESLTSRKVAFLLQTPQQDGGQWDMLVAIIQKYGIVPKQIMPETFSSSQSREINDFLNKKLRKDAVTLRKMVSDSKTSEEIAQVKERMLQEIYNLLATSLGTPPDSFDFSYVDTDGNYQLKQNLTPQSFYDEFIGRDLADYVSVINAPTADKPYNHMYSVELLGNVVGGKEVRHLNVDIETFKKLAIDQLKAGEAVWYGCDVGQSSTKDSGVMATDVYSVSETLDIDYQMTKAERLDYGESLMTHAMVITGVDLVDDKPTKWKIENSWGDKVGTKGYFVMSDDWLNEYTYQIVINKKFLPAELKDIVEKDDVTVLAPWDPMGALA comes from the coding sequence ATGTCAAAAGAAATTTCTATCGAACAAATCAAACAATTTAATAATAAATATCATTCTGTTCCTAGTCATTTAATCAGTCAGCGAGCAGTTATGAAAAATGGGATTTTAGCTTCATCTGAAAATCAAGCTTCTATCGTCAAAAATAATCCTGTGTTTTCTATTGATTTAGATACAGGGGATGTCTCAAATCAAAAACAAAGTGGACGGTGCTGGATGTTTGCAGCCTTAAACACTTTCCGTCACCAAATAAGTCAAACCTTCCATATTAAAGATTTTGAGTTATCTCAAAATTATACTTTCTTCTGGGATAAGTTTGAAAAAGCTAACTATTTTTATGAAAATATTTTAGCTACTAGTAACGAATCTTTAACAAGTCGAAAGGTTGCTTTCCTTTTACAAACACCCCAACAAGACGGTGGACAATGGGATATGTTAGTAGCAATCATTCAAAAATATGGTATCGTTCCAAAACAAATTATGCCAGAAACTTTCAGCAGTTCTCAAAGTCGTGAAATAAATGATTTTCTCAATAAAAAATTAAGAAAAGATGCTGTCACTTTAAGAAAAATGGTATCAGACAGCAAAACAAGCGAAGAAATTGCTCAAGTAAAAGAAAGAATGTTGCAAGAAATTTACAATTTATTAGCAACAAGTCTTGGTACTCCACCAGACTCATTTGATTTTTCTTATGTCGATACTGATGGAAATTACCAGTTGAAACAAAACCTAACACCTCAATCTTTTTATGATGAATTTATTGGTCGAGATTTAGCAGATTATGTTAGTGTCATTAACGCACCAACTGCTGATAAACCATATAATCATATGTATTCAGTTGAACTTTTAGGTAATGTTGTTGGTGGAAAAGAAGTTCGTCACTTAAATGTTGATATTGAAACATTTAAAAAATTAGCTATCGATCAACTAAAAGCAGGAGAGGCTGTTTGGTATGGTTGTGATGTCGGTCAATCCTCAACAAAAGATTCAGGCGTTATGGCTACAGATGTTTACAGTGTTTCTGAAACATTAGATATTGATTATCAAATGACAAAAGCAGAACGTCTTGATTACGGTGAAAGTCTAATGACACATGCCATGGTTATTACTGGTGTGGATTTAGTTGATGATAAACCAACAAAATGGAAAATTGAAAACAGTTGGGGAGATAAAGTGGGAACAAAAGGCTATTTTGTTATGAGTGATGACTGGTTAAATGAATACACTTATCAAATAGTTATCAACAAAAAATTCTTACCAGCTGAGTTAAAAGATATTGTCGAAAAAGATGATGTTACAGTTCTTGCCCCTTGGGACCCAATGGGAGCTTTAGCATAG